From a single Metopolophium dirhodum isolate CAU chromosome 6, ASM1992520v1, whole genome shotgun sequence genomic region:
- the LOC132947488 gene encoding gamma-secretase subunit Aph-1: MTLLEFTGCALTAFGPALSMFIVTIMNDPVRVIILIASSFFWLLSLLFSSIVWFVFPSKQQVWFGVIVSVLVQELFRYFLYLLLRKAERGLKRFVVHSLVSNNKHMLSYVSGLGFGVMSGLFALINILAEVGGPGTMGLRGGYSAFCIVSSIFTAFIILLHIFWEILFFHGLNTDNKNFILYVVISHLVVSEITLLNQYSFNTLALCIVFVITLGSGYYAFKTAGGHLPIIDRFKNQNTTTAAEN; encoded by the coding sequence ATGACGTTACTGGAGTTTACTGGTTGTGCGCTGACAGCTTTCGGCCCGGCGTTGTCAATGTTCATTGTGACCATCATGAATGATCCTGTACGTGTCATCATATTGATAGCCAGCTCGTTTTTCTGGCTGCTCAGTCTACTATTCTCGTCGATAGTGTGGTTCGTCTTCCCCAGCAAGCAGCAGGTCTGGTTCGGAGTGATCGTATCTGTATTGGTACAAGAACTCTTCCGTTACTTTTTATATCTGCTGTTACGCAAAGCAGAACGTGGACTCAAACGGTTTGTGGTACACTCGTTAGTGTCCAATAACAAGCACATGTTGTCATATGTTTCCGGTCTGGGATTTGGCGTCATGAGCGGTCTATTTGCTTTGATCAACATACTTGCTGAAGTTGGTGGACCAGGAACAATGGGACTCCGTGGTGGATACAGCGCATTTTGTATTGTATCTTCAATTTTCACTGCATTCATCATACTTCTACACATATTTTGGGAAATACTTTTTTTCCATGGATTGAACACAGacaataaaaactttattttgtatGTCGTTATTTCGCACTTAGTTGTATCAGAAATAACATTGCTCAATCAATATTCTTTTAATACACTTGCATTGTGTATAGTATTTGTAATAACATTGGGTTCAGGATATTACGCTTTCAAGACTGCAGGTGGACATTTGCCTATCATTGAcagatttaaaaatcaaaatactacAACAGCGGctgagaattaa
- the LOC132947487 gene encoding calpain-7-like: MDYAEEAIVVSNKAVYNDCKGQMQAAVYYYKEAATLLELAWKIRKDDPLANEWCQKSHDYVNRAEALEYQIQNEAANNMESINQDKVRLKQCKYLLKQALDIDESGKEDLAIDTYTKAIELSLKVKKEISDEEMIKNLTTLIERALDRAEKLKQSKESNLCNSSNNTAVIHKKIVQNQTPKVLETSKGDLYTEPEKRVLLFTSKINNKEYVPFMDVDLLERFQLTIPFTDSDGLLTLSSEQKKKIVQWIRPDQLCSDPKMVVGDSIDFYSIKQTIVTDCSFVASLAVCAVFEKTFKQRLITSIIYPQKHNGQPVYNPFGKYMIKLHLNGIQRKVIIDDLLPVGQYNSLLCSHSSNKNEFWVSLIEKAYLKVMGGYDFPGSSSNIDLHALTGWIPERCAIRLDEKTFNADGLFETLYTRLCKGDVLITVATSPMSEEEERRTGLVSSHAYAVLAVQKVNDLKLLKLKNPWAHVRWKGRYSELDEKSWTSQLKKMLDYDPMSAATFDNGIFWIDYTSVIHHFDVFCMNWNPAIFPYTSCIHKTWNTGTGPISDLYNITENPQFFLDVGNINSGAVWILLTRHITELQDFKENREYISVLVYKNNGKRVHYPNDPEPYISGTRINSPHYLCKIVINDKTPSKYTLVVSQYEKMNTINYTLRAYATCPFTMKELGNSYDPKFKTTVNGEWKGIRAGGCLNHSTYNDNPKFKLTVDGLSDTEALQIELKAPKQYQVGVEISCVGLNNTNATAKFKSKSSGSYRSGYVILELADIQPGTYEIIPSTYLPGKEGPFILTVNASCSVSINQIR, encoded by the exons ATGGACTATGCCGAAGAAGCCATTGTAGTATCCAATAAAGCGGTATATAATGACTGCAAAGGTCAAATGCAagctgcagtatattattataaagaggCTGCAACACTCTTAGAACTTGCATGGAAGATACGAAAAGATGATCCTCTGGCCAATGAATGGTGTCAAAAATCACATGATTATGTTAACAGAGCTGAAGCCTTGGAATatcaaa ttcaaaatgAAGCTGCCAACAATATGGAAAGTATAAACCAGGATAAAGTAAGGCTAAAACAATGCAAATATTTACTCAAGCAAGCTTTGGATATTGATGAGTCAGGAAAAGAGGATTTGGCTATTGATACGTATACGAAAGCAATTGAATTATCATTAAAAGtg aaaaaagaaATATCAGATGaagaaatgataaaaaatttaacaaccTTAATTGAAAGAGCTTTAGATCGAGcagaaaaactaaaacaatcaAAGGAATCAAATTTGTGTAATAGCTCCAATAATACAG cGGTAATTCATAAGAAAATTGTTCAAAATCAAACCCCTAAAGTATTAGAAACATCTAAAGGTGATCTTTATACAGAACCAGAAAAACGAGTATTATTGTTtacatcaaaaattaataataaagagtATGTTCCTTTCATGGATGTTGATCTTTTAGAGAG gtTTCAGTTAACAATTCCATTCACCGACAGTGATGGTTTGCTGACATTATCAtcggaacaaaaaaaaaaaattgttcaatggATAAGACCAGATCAATTATGTTCCGATCCAAAAATGGTTGTTGGAGACTCCATAGATTTTTACAGCATAAAGcaaaca ATCGTGACGGACTGTTCATTTGTAGCATCATTAGCTGTGTGTGCTGTGTTTGAGAAAACATTCAAACAAAGATTGATTACGTCGATTATCTACCCTCAAAAACACAATGGACAACCCGTTTACAATCCATTtg GAAAATATATGATCAAATTGCACCTGAATGGTATACAGCGTAAGGTAATAATAGATGATTTATTGCCAGTCGGCCAGTATAACTCATTATTGTGCTCGCattcatcaaataaaaatgaattttgggTTTCTCTTATAGAAAAAGCATACCTCAAAGTAATGGGAGGTTATGATTTTCCGGGATCGAGTAGT AATATTGATCTTCATGCATTAACTGGCTGGATACCTGAACGCTGTGCCATTCGTTTAgatgaaaaaacatttaatgcTGATGGTTTGTTTGAGACTCTCTACACAAGATTGTGTAAAGGTGATGTATTAATTACTGTCGCTACATCGCCAATGTCAGAAGAAGAAGAGAGAAGAACTGGTCTTGTTTCTTCACATGCATATGCCGTTTTGGCTGTGCAAAAAGTTAat gATTTAAAActgttgaaattgaaaaatccTTGGGCTCACGTACGGTGGAAAGGACGTTACTCAGAGTTAGATGAAAAGAGTTGGACatctcagttaaaaaaaatgctcgACTATGATCCAATGAGTGCGGCTACATTCGATAACGGAATCTTTTGGATAGATTACACATCAGTAATTCATCATTTCGATGTATTTTGTATGAACTGGAATCCAGCAATATTTCCATACACATCATGCATACACaa gaCTTGGAATACTGGAACAGGTCCTATTTCTGATTTATACAACATAACTGAAAATCCACAATTTTTTCTTGATGTTGGTAATATTAACAGTGGTGCTGTTTGGATACTATTAACCAGACACATAACTGAGTTACAAGATTTCAAAGAAAATCGTGAATATATAAGTGTTTTGGTGtacaaaaataatggaaaacgTGTTCATTACCCAA ACGATCCTGAACCATATATATCTGGAACTCGCATAAATAGCCCTCATTACCTTTGCAAGATTGTTATTAATGATAAGACACCATCCAAATATACATTAGTCGTGTCTCAATatgaaaaaatgaatacaattaattatacacTACGGGCATATGCTACATGCCCCTTTACAATGAAGGAGCTTGGTAACTCGTATGATCCCAAATTcaaaacg actGTCAATGGTGAATGGAAAGGAATAAGAGCTGGTGGATGTCTAAACCATAGTACTTATAATGATAATCCCAAGTTCAAATTAACAGTAGATGGATTATCTGACACTGAAGCATTACAAATTGAACTAAAGGCACCAAAACAGTATCAAGTTGGAGTTGAAATATCATGTGTTGGCTTAAATAATACAAACGCTACAGCCAAGTTTAAAAGCAAATCTTCTGGAAGCTACAG ATCCGGATATGTGATTCTAGAATTAGCTGATATTCAGCCTGGAACATATGAAATAATTCCTTCAACATACCTGCCTGGTAAAGAAGGGCCATTTATATTAACTGTAAATGCATCTTGCTCAGTTAGTATTAATCAAATTCGATAG
- the LOC132947490 gene encoding protein lin-52 homolog, translating into MPELDQQKQQCLVAMETLDRSSPELWPEPMPGMSGFAQHIRASSATDKQPSWKQPPDAHDMLLVQRYSQMPLPPLLDELKSLYDFAYNLGLEESKEMTRGKYLNIFTRNTNKSSE; encoded by the coding sequence ATGCCAGAACTTGATCAACAAAAACAACAGTGTTTAGTGGCAATGGAAACGCTTGATCGGTCGTCGCCAGAACTTTGGCCTGAACCAATGCCTGGCATGTCCGGTTTTGCACAACATATACGCGCATCTAGTGCGACTGATAAACAACCATCATGGAAGCAACCACCAGATGCCCATGATATGCTACTTGTACAACGTTATAGTCAGATGCCATTGCCTCCACTATTAGATGAATTAAAGTCTCTATACGACTTTGCCTATAATTTAGGCTTAGAGGAATCTAAAGAAATGACACGtggcaaatatttaaatatattcacacGTAACACTAATAAATCcagtgaataa
- the LOC132947518 gene encoding adrenodoxin-like protein 1, mitochondrial has translation MFLPVTVAKLVRGVFCNRRRHLTLPSSRVCLTRSGVPSVRKRFVSTTPSLWHGEYEWQDPKNEADVVQVAFVDRDGKRTEVRGKVGDNVLYLAHRHGVEMEGACEASLACTTCHCYVADDYLSKLPESEEKEDDLLDLAPFLKENSRLGCQIVLTKCLDGIELVLPAATRNFYVDGHKPKPH, from the exons ATGTTTTTGCCCGTCACTGTGGCAAAACTAGTGCGTGGTGTGTTCTGCAATCGACGCCGTCACCTCACCCTTCCGTCGAGTCGTGTCTGTTTGACTAGGTCCGGAGTCCCATCCGTGCGGAAGAGGTTCGTGTCCACCACCCCGAGTCTGTGGCACGGCGAATACGAATGGCAGGATCCGAAAAACGAAGCTGACGTGGTTCAAGTGGCGTTTGTAGACAGGGACGGTAAGCGCACGGAAGTCAGGGGAAAAGTCGGTGACAACGTTCTGTATCTGGCCCACAG GCATGGAGTCGAAATGGAAGGTGCTTGTGAAGCGTCATTAGCGTGCACAACCTGTCATTGTTATGTCGCCGACGATTATCTATCCAAGCTTCCTGAATCAGAAGAGAAAGAGGATGATTTACTAGATCTAGCGCCATTTCTAAAGGAAAACTCGCGCCTTGGTTGTCAAATTGTTCTGACCAAGTGTTTAGACGGCATCGAACTTGTGTTGCCTGCAGCAACCAGGAACTTTTATGTTGACGGCCATAAACCTAAGCCTcattag
- the LOC132947489 gene encoding LOW QUALITY PROTEIN: ATP synthase subunit d, mitochondrial-like (The sequence of the model RefSeq protein was modified relative to this genomic sequence to represent the inferred CDS: deleted 1 base in 1 codon), which yields MASKRIAQSSVNWAAIAERVPEADKASYLAFKAKSDGYLRKMLAAPAEPLKIDWASYKNKITVPGLVDNFEKLYSAIKIPYPEDKYTPAIDKHEKEIIKGIETFKAESEVIIKEAEKKIAEIHSLLPFGQMTYEDAAYIQPELTLDLENKPSFWPHQEIDYINDEPEEESLQIEEQKKIDAAH from the exons ATGGCATCCAAACGCATAGCTCAATCTTCTGTAAACTGGGCAGCAATTGCTGAACGAGTACCGGAAGCGGACAAAGCATCTTACTTGGCGTTCAAAGCCAAGTCCGATGGATATCTTCGCAA AATGTTGGCTGCCCCAGCCGAACCATTGAAAATCGATTGGgcgtcttataaaaataaaataaccgtaCCTGGGTTGGTCGACAATTTTGAGAAATTGTACAGTGCAATTAAAATTCCATACCCTGAGGACAAGTACACTCCAGCTATTGATAAACATGAAAAggaaatt atcAAGGGTATCGAAACATTCAAAGCCGAATCAGAAGTGATAATCAAAGAAGCTGAAAAAAAG ATTGCAGAAATCCACAGTTTGCTGCCATTCGGTCAAATGACCTATGAAGATGCTGCTTATATTCAACCAGAATTAACATTGGATTTGGAGAACAAACCATCATTCTGGCCGCATCAAGAGATTGATTACATTAATGACGAACCAGAAGAAGAAAGTCTACAAATTGAAGAACAGAAAAAAATTGATGCAgctcattaa
- the LOC132946794 gene encoding allatostatin C-like — translation MATQMGFLSYGIILTLTVLTVLLPILTTGNVIDQRVLQRELGENSPEIMSMSDKDVFRDIEEPAIDDFTIKTKSEDQNLEIALIDYLFAKQMMNRIRARTDSFRAQKKRSYWKQCAFNAVSCFG, via the exons atggcCACACAGATGGGATTCCTTTCTTATGGAATAATTTTGACACTTACGGTCTTAACTGTGTTATTGCCAATATTAACGACAGGAAACGTCATAGACCAGAGAGTACTGCAAAGAGAACTTGGAGAAAACTCTCCTGAAATAATGTCAATGAGTGACAAGGATGTTTTCCGCGACATTGAAGAACCAGCTATCGATGATTTTACCATAAAAACTAag AGCGAAGACCAAAACCTCGAGATTGCGCTGATCGACTACCTGTTTGCCAAACAAATGATGAACAGAATCCGCGCCCGGACGGATTCGTTTCGCGCGCAGAAGAAGAGAAGTTATTGGAAGCAATGCGCTTTCAACGCGGTGTCGTGCTTCGGTTAA
- the LOC132947519 gene encoding 52 kDa repressor of the inhibitor of the protein kinase-like, with translation MGSYHRTISYYRSCHKKKVLGITYFISKYLQTENIDLSIAIESVELTIQKLQDLRTEETFFSIFHRACEIAKEVGTSPTIPRVVGTQKHRENYAILNNDHVSYYRQSLYYPYLDDILASFNERFKMNSNIFISLSSLLPSKIGNLSFSDIQPAIDFYEEDLRSNNQNIHMDLLKNEFEFWKQKWSNEENNLPKNALDTLSKCPEDLFPHINILLKLLAILPVSTASVERSFSSLKRIKTYLRNSTGEARLNGLALMNIHRDIQIDTDAILNMFASKKERRLDFKL, from the exons ATGGGTTCATATCACagaacaatatcatattatcgttCATGTCATA AGAAAAAGGTCCTTggaataacttattttatttcaaaatatcttcaaacagaaaatattgatttatccaTTGCAATAGAATCTGTAGAATTgacaattcaaaaattacaagaTTTACGGACGgaagaaacttttttttctatatttcatCGTGCTTGTGAAATCGCAAAAGAAGTTGGTACATCACCAACCATACCAAGAGTAGTCGGGACTCAAAAACATCGAGAAAATTATGCCATACTCAATAATGACCATGTCTCTTACTACAgacaatcattatattatccatatttAGATGATATTTTAGCATCATTTAATGAACGTTTTAAAATGaactctaatatttttatttctttatcttCTTTATTACCAAGCAAAATTGGTAATTTATCATTTAGTGATATACAGCCAGCTATTGATTTTTATGAAGAAGATTTAAGATCTAATAACCAAAACATTCACATggacttattaaaaaatgaatttgaattttggaaGCAAAAATGGTCtaatgaagaaaataatttaccaaaaaatgcATTAGACACATTATCAAAATGCCCCGAAGATTTATTcccacatataaatattttattaaaacttcttGCTATTTTGCCTGTATCAACGGCATCGGTTGAAAGaagtttttcttctttaaaaagAATCAAGACCTATTTAAGAAACTCTACCGGTGAGGCAAGATTAAACGGATTAGCTCTTATGAATATCCACAGAGACATACAAATTGACACAGAtgctattttaaatatgtttgcgTCTAAAAAGGAAAGgcgtttagattttaaattgtga